A single Anopheles arabiensis isolate DONGOLA chromosome 2, AaraD3, whole genome shotgun sequence DNA region contains:
- the LOC120897420 gene encoding endocuticle structural glycoprotein SgAbd-3-like, with translation MKFVAVFAFVCLLGLCLAEDTSIVSEDKEMNVDGSYKFNYEQSDGQKREEMAELKASAADPDVQAISVSGSYEYTDNDGKRYLVTYTADENGYRPMVKQL, from the exons ATGAAATTT GTCGCTGTGTTTGCCTTTGTGTGCCTGCTGGGTCTGTGTCTCGCAGAAGATACGTCCATCGTATCCGAGGATAAGGAGATGAACGTCGATGGAAGCTACAAGTTCAA CTACGAACAGTCGGATGGGCAGAAGCGCGAGGAAATGGCTGAGCTGAAGGCATCGGCCGCCGATCCGGATGTGCAGGCAATCTCGGTCAGCGGCTCGTACGAGTACACCGACAACGATGGCAAGCGATACCTTGTCACCTACACTGCCGACGAGAACGGTTACCGTCCAATGGTGAAGCAGCTGTAA
- the LOC120895777 gene encoding larval cuticle protein 16/17-like: MKCLIVLAALIAVAACAPQGDIALRNLDIDHAGLVDGSYSFSYDQTDDHKREESAVLKTVKNFDNEDVPALTITGQYEFTDPDGKRYLVKYTADENGFNPTITEA, encoded by the exons atgaaGTGCCTG ATCGTTCTCGCTGCCCTGATTGCCGTTGCGGCCTGTGCGCCTCAGGGTGACATCGCGCTGCGCAACCTGGACATCGACCATGCCGGCCTGGTGGACGGTTCGTACAGCTTCAGCTACGACCAGACGGACGACCACAAGCGCGAAGAGTCGGCCGTGCTGAAGACGGTGAAAAACTTCGACAACGAGGATGTGCCAGCGCTCACCATCACCGGCCAGTACGAGTTCACCGATCCGGACGGCAAGCGCTACCTGGTCAAGTATACGGCCGATGAGAACGGATTCAACCCGACGATCACCGAGGCCTAA
- the LOC120896417 gene encoding endocuticle structural glycoprotein ABD-5-like, with product MKHVIVIFAALAVFCAVKAQDEVQVISFNNDNNVDGSYQFAYEQSDGQKREEKGELKPVEGSDEPALSVKGSYEYTDSNGQRYRVDYVADERGYRPTVTKL from the exons ATGAAGCACGTG ATTGTTATTTTCGCTGCCCTGGCCGTGTTCTGTGCCGTTAAGGCGCAGGATGAGGTACAAGTCATAAGCTttaacaacgacaacaacgtCGATGGAAGCTACCAATTTGC CTACGAACAGAGCGACGGCCAAAAGCGGGAGGAAAAGGGTGAGCTGAAGCCGGTGGAAGGATCCGACGAGCCAGCCCTGTCCGTGAAAGGTTCGTACGAGTATACCGACTCCAATGGACAGCGATACCGGGTGGACTATGTTGCTGACGAGCGAGGATACCGCCCGACGGTGACCAAGCTGTAA
- the LOC120896416 gene encoding endocuticle structural glycoprotein ABD-5-like, whose product MHPKSWIIAAVTVALTVTVAVAAPVREQDPELVYFENVRDENGYSFSYKTKDGQFREEQGTIDPETGILRVTGVYRFIGTDGETYEYSYEADENGYRIVEKPPPAGISNTVLLSLVG is encoded by the exons ATG CATCCGAAATCGTGGATCATAGCGGCAGTGACAGTTGCACTGACCGTGACCGTGGCCGTTGCCGCCCCTGTACGAGAGCAGGATCCGGAGCTCGTTTACTTCGAAAATGTGCGCGACGAAAATGGGTACAGCTTTTCCTACAAAACAAAGGATGGCCAGTTCCGCGAGGAGCAAGGGACCATCGACCCCGAGACGGGCATTTTGCGTGTGACGGGAGTGTATCGCTTCATCGGGACCGATGGCGAAACGTATGAGTACAGCTACGAGGCGGATGAGAATGGGTACCGCATCGTAGAGAAGCCTCCTCCGGCAGGCATCTCCAATACGGTGTTGCTTTCGCTGGTTGGCTGA
- the LOC120896415 gene encoding endocuticle structural glycoprotein ABD-5-like, giving the protein MRSYKCILATVAVALTVTAILAAPVGEEEPDILYYDNVRDDQGYFYSYKTKDGQSRREQGYIDPESGILRVTGSYKYIGTDGETYEVYYEADENGYRIVGKPPLPGAPGISNTVLLSLVG; this is encoded by the exons ATG CGTTCCTACAAGTGCATCCTAGCAACGGTTGCAGTTGCACTGACCGTAACCGCGATCCTGGCAGCGCCCGTTGGAGAAGAGGAACCTGACATACTATACTACGACAACGTGCGTGATGATCAAGGATACTTTTATTCCTACAAAACGAAGGATGGGCAGAGCCGCCGGGAGCAGGGATACATTGATCCCGAGTCGGGCATTTTGCGTGTGACAGGGTCATACAAGTACATCGGTACCGACGGTGAAACGTACGAGGTGTACTATGAGGCGGACGAGAACGGGTATCGCATCGTTGGTAAGCCACCGCTGCCAGGCGCTCCCGGCATCTCCAATACCGTGTTACTTTCGCTCGTCGGTTAA
- the LOC120896412 gene encoding larval cuticle protein 65Ag1-like — protein MKNQICFLLLLVPLSRGVGGAPAQGVDPNLKSFYHEADDEEQMFSYKTNDGQSREETVSWDKDTGKIVISGWYRYLGPDGVLYTVQYVADENGFQPLGAHLPGADPNPDLYAISTPFAGGISKTVLLSLVG, from the exons atgaagaaTCAG atttgtttccttcttttacTCGTACCGCTTTCGCGCGGTGTCGGCGGGGCACCGGCCCAAGGAGTTGATCCAAATTTGAAGAGCTTCTACCACGAAGCGGACGACGAGGAGCAAATGTTTTC CTACAAAACGAACGACGGCCAATCACGCGAGGAAACGGTCTCCTGGGATAAAGACACGGGCAAGATTGTCATCTCCGGGTGGTATCGATACCTCGGGCCGGACGGTGTCCTCTACACCGTGCAGTACGTGGCGGACGAAAACGGGTTTCAGCCGCTCGGCGCCCATCTGCCCGGTGCCGATCCGAACCCAGATTTGTACGCCATTTCTACCCCGTTCGCGGGTGGAATCTCGAAAACCGTGCTCCTCTCGCTGGTTGGATAA